The genomic stretch CTGCCGAACAGGAAGAGCACCATCTTCGGAGGGGATTCGTGACAGGCAATGTAGTAAAGtaatgacttttttcaaataagttacactacaaatgtttttttggctGACAAGTTTTtggctacgctatccttacgaaccacatagcatatcattacagcagtataaGTTTGCTAAACAGCACTTCTGTATATTGCCGCCTGTAAGTACAATTGACCTTTTTTTAGCGCCGAAAAACGGTATCCGTTACTTCCAGGTCAAAAGTATATGAATATCATTGTAACAAGTACAATTTCTCCCTTTCAAGCTAAATCAATGACTGAGACCGTTCATGCCGCCGGCTCCTGCATAATTAATGAAGGAATGAGCTCTGTGCGAGTTTTTAAAATAGCGGATGGGGAAGCTGAACACTAGTGAAGGGAAGGGGAGATAACATgtgggaaaaatagttttttcAACCAATCTGTCCAATATCActctaaatgtaaataaaacactataaagagtttatatgtGTCATGtgacatacctatttgaaggtttgtgtcgaatttgaatctggCCTTTAGGGCGGTCGCTAACAGTTATCTTCGGAAGTAAAACAGCCTGTCGGGCTTTGAGAGTCATGTGGCTTGCAAATGAATGAATCGTAAAAAtgtaatgcattcagttgtacaattgacgaGGTATCCCCCCCTTCCCCTGTGCCTACTTGTTTTTTATGCGGTTGTATTATGCGCGCTGTGACATTACTTATGACACACGTCACAATTTTAACTTACGGCCGTTCTGAGGCtcagtttttttcaacttttccaATACTATCGGGCCAGatccatgtcaatcaacgcttggaTAAGcagattttgatgccaacacagtccATTAGATTTTCGTTGCTAGTCTCTTTGAATATAGCCCTCGCAAATTTGTTTCAGAATGGGGGTGCGTTTATTCCCCACAGTAGGTAAAGTATGTTAGCTTAGCTTTACCTAGTAAGTGTGCTACTAATACAACAAACTTTTCTTATGACTTATCTACCTAACTACACCAACATTTTGACTTGTATTATTTCACTCATCTCTTAGTAAGTGGTATAGTCTTTGGTGCGTTCTCATGAACAGTACATTCGCTCAGGATATCTATCTAATTTAGAAGACTctggtctgagtgtgccagagcgcagaaaaTTGAGGACTTTGTGAAGTCAACACACTGATCATGGGTgttcagtaaacgtcggcaaaaagctcattaaattgttgccagcaacacagttacagtcatcaatgttctggataacatgaaaaccgCCTAACCAGCTTGCTGTGGTGAGTAAAATTGTCAGAGTGAAGTGTTCTCTCATTTGGTGCCTgggaagtagctagccagtttAGCCTTGTGATGTGCGGCTTCACTGTCTGTTTGTGATGGGTCAGAACGTCGGATTAACTCTAGTCTCtgcaagtgtgcgctctgaacgctcccgACTTCCAGCTAACTTCCAGTAGACAGGCAATAGTGCTATCACGCTAGTATGCTCAATGAAAGGATATCGTTCATTTACAGTATTAGCTTAATTCACTAAATAGTAACTCAGAAAAAAAGAACCGTCCATTTTTCAGGGACCCTGgtctttcaaaatatatataagtatataCCCGTTGTGGGCCCCTGGTGAGAATCCCGTGTTATGGGTAATGTTGCCTATCTCACCACTGAAGGGTGGCCGTCAGGAATCCAGgaccagttgcaaagggaggagtTTCAGTCTCAGGGCGTGAAGTTTTCtggtgagcttagagggcactatggtattgacgagctgtagtcgatgaacagcatcctcacatatgcattcctcttgtccaggtgggtgagggctgtGTGCAGTGAAATGGTGATTGTGTTGTCCGTGGATCTGTCGGGGCAGTAGGGGAATTGGAGAGGGTCGAGTGTGTCGGGGAGGGAGGATGTGATGTAGTCTTTGACAAGCCCCTCAAAGTATTTCAtaatgatggaagtgagtgcaatgggtcggtagtcatttagttaagtTACTATCTCTTTCTTGGTCAAGTGGATATCTTGAATAATAATTATAGATAAATAAACAATCCCAATGTAATCATGTCAAAGTGTGTCACATATGAAAGTTGAAAACACTGTGAATGTGTGACGTTCCGGGGACATCCTAACGACAAATAGGGGAACCACCTGTGAAATGTATGTTAAAAATATCCACATCTGAAACTTCATatgaaatatcatcacatgtgaagtCTTCCAAAACCAAATGGTTTTCATtgattccacatgtgaaaggttatgtgatcacatgtgaagaTCCATGTACACAGTTCTCACCCACCTGGAAAAGAGGAATACATATGTGAggatcggcaggacagagaagctatgtCTGGCAAGACGAGAGGCGGGGGTGTGTGTCcgtttgtaaataacagctgtggcacgatttccaaaattaaagaagtctcgaggttttgctcacctgaggtagaatacctcatgataatctgtagaccacactatctaccaagagagttctcatctatatcattcgtagccatctatttaccaccacaaatcgatgttggcactaagaccgtactcaacgagctgtataaggcaatAAGCAAACAAAACATTGTGCATCCAGAAGCGGTGcacctagtagccggggactttaattcaggcaaacttcaatcagtttaccagatttctaccagcatgtcgcATGTGCCACCAGAGGGAAAAGACTCTaggccacctttactccacacacagagacgcatacaaagctctccctcgccctccatttggcaaatctgacaataattctatcctcctgactcctgcttaaatgcaaaaactaaagcaggaagtaccagtgactcgctcaatacgggcGTGGTCAGATGACCAATGacggagtataccacctcagtcaccatcttcatcaataagtgcatcgacgacgtcgtccctacattgaccgtacatacatatcccaacctgaagcaatggattacagcgaacatccgcactgagctaaaggatggagcactgagctaaaggatggTTGCTAAATGTGCTGTCAATGACAATGAATGCAAAATGCTATATTTGTTGGATGTGTTCTAGTATCAAGTTGTGATTATTGTAAATGGTTGAGAGTTCCTTCTCTACAGTTATAGTAAACTGTACTAAGAGATTGAATGGTGTTTTGGAGTTGTTGGTCTCTGTACTTTCTCTGTATCCAGAACAGCAGGATGATgtttattgggatgaatcttTTGCTGGAGGCAGAGTTGAGCGATATCCACTAGATGGGCCACCTGCaaagtcaaaaaaaaaaagttatactcTTCAAGAATTAATGGCTATGATTAAttgaaatgtgcaaacatttaatTGGAAATctcagattgcacctttaaaataAAGTACAGTAAGTATAAAGTATTTGGTAATCAGTAACATGAATATGGcatgttgttatttatttaaagcTAATATTGGTGCAATGTGACTTTCTTTGTTGTAGTGCTGAATACACACATCAACTCTGGACACTCTGAAGATGATGATGGTAGATATTTGTTCACTTCATCAAGCCTCCATCTCTAAATGCTTCTTCCTATTTCTTTATTTGTGATTTTTAAAGTTGATTTTGGCTGGACATATTTTGAGTTTTTGTGTCTCGAAATAACATGTATAACGTAATTGTATCATGCTGGTTTGATTTTGAGCAGGAGAAGCACAGGCTGTTCTGACCATACACCCCAACAGCTCCCAGATATTCAGTGGAGAGTCTGTCACTCTCAGATGTGAcagactctgtcacatctgaGAGTGACAGACTCTCCACAGTTACctgtaaatgtagtttttttcTAATTTCatataataattaaataaatatggtGATCATACTTTGGAAAGTGTGGTGCACCAAATGCATTTAATCATGATAGAGCAGATTCTATATATGAATCAACTAACTACATTTAATCATGATAGAGCAGATTCTATGTATGAATCAACTAACTACATTTAATCATGATAGATCAGATTCTATGTATNCAGATTCTATGTATGAATCAACTAACTACATTTAATCATGATAGAGCAGATTCTATGTATGAATCAACTAACTACATTTAATCATGATAGAGCAGATTCTATGTATGACTCAACTAACTACATTTAATCATGATAGAGCAGATTCTATGTATGAATCAACTAACTTCATGTGTCTTTCTACAGCTCTGCCTGTGGCCTCAGTGAGTGTCTCTCCTCAGGGTCTCCTCTACTCTGGAGAGACAGTCACTCTGCAGTGTGTCATACCAGGCTACACAGACTGGAGGTACTACTGGTACAAAAACAACCAACATCTTCCTGATGAGACCAGTAAAGCCATAGATATCACCATCCCCATCACTCTGACTGGTCAGGCTGGTCAGTACAGATGTGAGGGGCTGAGGACAGATCAGCCGCAGTGTTCACAACCCAGTGATGACATCACTATCAGTGTCACTGGTGAGTTCACTTTTGATGCTCCATCACTAACTGGACGTTCCTAATTCTGAGTAAAACTTTTCTTTGCCTTTTGAAGAATAATTTGAAATAGCTACTCATGTATTCAGTTTAGGTAATGTGTTCACTTTATCTGTTCCATCACTAACTGGGCTCTTCTAATTCCGAATGTGATATTTTTTCACGTCTTCAGGACAGGTAATATCTAATCTGTGATGTCTTTTCACAGCTCTGCCCAAAGCTACACTGACTGTAGAGCCAAACCCTGTGTTCCCTGGAGAAACAGTTACTCTGACGTGTTCARTAGGGTCTGACAGTAACTGGAACTATCAGTGGTACAAAGACAGGAATGATAATGTAGTATCCCAGTCTGTCAGACACACTATRACAGGAGACACTCTCACCATCAGTAAAACTGCTGAGTCTGACCAGGGTCTCTACTGGTGTCAGGGAGAGATCCAGTCCAGATCCATATCAATCATCAGTGATCCTGTCACTATCACCCTGAATGGTGAGTAgctttgtagtgtgttttgttgtCATAGAGATGGAcactatttatatatacactgagtgtacaaaacatgaggaacaccttcctaatattgagttgcaccccctcttgccctcagaacagcctcagtttcaTCAGGTATGGACTCTAAACGGTTTCAAAAGTTTTCCCACAAGGGATGCTGGCCATTGTTGGATCCAAACTTCCACAGTTGTTCAAGTTTggcggatgtcctttgggtggtgcaccAATTTGATGCATCGGAAACtgttaaaattgtaaaaaacCCGGCAGTNNNNNNNNNNNNNNNNNNNNNNNNNNNNNNNNNNNNNNNNNNNNNNNNNNNNNNNNNNNNNNNNNNNNNNNNNNNNNNNNNNNNNNNNNNNNNNNNNNNNNNNNNNNNNNNNNNNNNNNNNNNNNNNNNNNNNNNNNNNNNNNNNNNNNNNNNNNNNNNNNNNNNNNNNNNNNNNNNNNNNNNNNNNNNNNNNNNNNNNNNNNNNNNNNNNNNNNNNNNNNNNNNNNNNNNNNNNNNNNNNNNNNNNNNNNNNNNNNNNNNNNNNNNNNNNNNNNNNNNNNNNNNNNNNNNNNNNNNNNNNNNNNNNNNNNNNNNNNNNNNNNNNNNNNNNNNNNNNNNNNNNNNNNNNNNNNNNNNNNNNNNNNNNNNNNNNNNNNNNNNNNNNNNNNNNNNNNNNNNNNNNNNNNNNNNNNNNNNNNNNNNNNNNNNNNNNNNNNNNNNNNNNNNNNNNNNNNNNNNNNNNNNNNNNNNNNNNNNNNNNNNNNNNNNNNNNNNNNNNNNNNNNNNNNNNNNNNNNNNNNNNNNNNNNNNNNNNNNNNNNNNNNNNNNNNNNNNNNNNNNNNNNNNNNNNNNNNNNNNNNNNNNNNNNNNNNNNNNNNNNNNNNNNNNNNNNNNNNNNNNNNNNNNNNNNNNNNNNNNNNNNNNNNNNNNNNNNNNNNNNNNNNNNNNNNNNNNNNNNNNNNNNNNNNNNNNNNNNNNNNNNNNNNNNNNNNNNNNNNNNNNNNNNNNNNNNNNNNNNNNNNNNNNNNNNNNNNNNNNNNNNNNNNNNNNNNNNNNNNNNNNNNNNNNNNNNNNNNNNNNNNNNNNNNNNNNNNNNNNNNNNNNNNNNNNNNNNNNNNNNNNNNNNNNNNNNNNNNNNNNNNNNNNNNNNNNNNNNNNNNNNNNNNNNNNNNNNNNNNNNNNNNNNNNNNNNNNNNNNNNNNNNNNNNNNNNNNNNNNNNNNNNNNNNNNNNNNNNNNNNNNNNNNNNNNNNNNNNNNNNNNNNNNNNNNNNNNNNNNNNNNNNNNNNNNNNNNNNNNNNNNNNNNNNNNNNNNNNNNNNNNNNNNNNNNNNNNNNNNNNNNNNNNNNNNNNNNNNNNNNNNNNNNNNNNNNNNNNNNNNNN from Salvelinus sp. IW2-2015 unplaced genomic scaffold, ASM291031v2 Un_scaffold6228, whole genome shotgun sequence encodes the following:
- the LOC112078769 gene encoding peroxidasin-like; this encodes MYESTNFMCLSTALPVASVSVSPQGLLYSGETVTLQCVIPGYTDWRYYWYKNNQHLPDETSKAIDITIPITLTGQAGQYRCEGLRTDQPQCSQPSDDITISVTALPKATLTVEPNPVFPGETVTLTCSXGSDSNWNYQWYKDRNDNVVSQSVRHTXTGDTLTISKTAESDQGLYWCQGEIQSRSISIISDPVTITLNALPTASVKIVTPQGLLYPGETVTLQCDISDYTDWTYRWFRNNKELPIQTRKTITISFPDQADQYRCVGTRRGRPQKSNHSFSLPIIVTALPKATLTVKPNPVFPGETVTLMCSVVSDSIWNYQWYKYRNYYVVSQSVRHTITGDTLTISRAAESDQGLYWCQGEIQSRSISSIISDPVTITLN